In a genomic window of Salegentibacter salegens:
- the leuC gene encoding 3-isopropylmalate dehydratase large subunit, with protein MKKTLFDKIWDAHVVESIPDGPDILYIDKHLIHEVTSPQAFNELKEREISVFRPDKTVATADHNTPTENQHLPVKDLLSRKQLKELTQNCEENNITLYGLGHPYNGIVHVMAPELGITQPGMTMVCGDSHTSTHGAFGTIAFGIGTSQVSQVFASQCVLVQKPKKLRVNVNGKLKKGVLPKDVILYIISKLGTNSGTGYFCEYAGNVFEEMSMEGRMTVCNMSIEMGARGGLIAPDETTFEYVKGKEFAPKGEEFEAAQASWKTLKTDEDAEFDQEYSFEAEDIEPMITYGTNPGMGIKITGAIPMEGGKSDAKALAYMGFKPGESLLEKTINWIFIGSCTNSRIEDFRQAAAYIKGKQKAANVNALIVPGSRQVAAQIEAEGLREVFENAGFTLRQPGCSACLAMNDDKIPAGEYCVSTSNRNFEGRQGQGSRTILASPLTAAATAISGKLTDFTKHLN; from the coding sequence ATGAAGAAAACTTTATTCGATAAAATTTGGGATGCACACGTGGTAGAATCTATACCCGATGGTCCCGATATTTTATATATCGATAAACACTTAATACACGAAGTCACGAGTCCTCAGGCTTTTAATGAGCTAAAGGAGCGAGAAATTTCAGTATTCAGGCCAGATAAGACTGTAGCAACAGCAGATCATAATACACCGACTGAAAATCAACATTTACCGGTTAAAGATTTATTGTCTAGAAAACAGCTTAAAGAATTAACCCAAAATTGCGAGGAAAATAATATTACACTTTACGGCCTGGGCCATCCTTATAACGGGATTGTTCACGTAATGGCTCCTGAACTTGGAATTACCCAACCGGGAATGACGATGGTTTGCGGCGACAGTCACACCTCTACTCACGGCGCTTTTGGCACTATTGCCTTCGGAATTGGCACCAGCCAGGTTTCCCAGGTTTTTGCCAGCCAGTGTGTTTTGGTTCAAAAACCAAAAAAATTACGCGTAAATGTGAACGGTAAACTCAAAAAAGGGGTTTTACCAAAAGATGTGATTCTTTATATAATAAGCAAACTCGGAACAAATTCGGGAACCGGATATTTTTGCGAATATGCAGGAAATGTATTCGAAGAAATGTCTATGGAAGGCCGAATGACGGTTTGTAATATGAGCATAGAAATGGGTGCCCGCGGTGGCCTAATCGCTCCAGATGAAACCACTTTTGAATATGTAAAAGGCAAAGAATTCGCACCAAAAGGTGAAGAGTTTGAAGCAGCACAGGCATCTTGGAAAACGCTAAAAACCGATGAGGACGCTGAATTCGATCAGGAATATTCATTTGAGGCCGAGGATATTGAACCGATGATTACCTACGGAACAAATCCCGGGATGGGCATAAAAATCACCGGCGCCATTCCAATGGAAGGTGGAAAAAGCGATGCTAAAGCTTTGGCTTATATGGGCTTTAAACCCGGTGAATCTTTACTCGAAAAAACCATTAACTGGATTTTTATTGGTAGTTGTACTAATTCCAGAATTGAAGATTTTCGCCAGGCAGCGGCTTATATAAAAGGTAAACAAAAAGCAGCAAATGTAAATGCACTAATTGTGCCCGGTTCACGCCAGGTTGCAGCGCAAATAGAAGCTGAAGGACTTCGAGAAGTATTCGAAAATGCAGGGTTTACACTGCGACAACCGGGTTGTTCGGCTTGTTTAGCAATGAACGACGATAAAATTCCTGCAGGCGAATACTGTGTTTCTACCAGTAACCGAAATTTTGAAGGAAGACAGGGACAGGGTTCCAGAACCATATTAGCGAGTCCGTTAACTGCTGCGGCTACAGCTATTTCAGGGAAATTAACCGACTTTACAAAACACTTAAATTAA
- a CDS encoding 2-isopropylmalate synthase has translation MSTEKVEIFDTTLRDGEQVPGCKLNTAQKLKIAARLDELGVDVIEAGFPVSSPGDFQSVYEISKLAKNAAVCGLTRAVKKDIEVAAEALKYARKPRIHTGIGTSDPHIKYKFNSTREEIIIRGVAAVKHAKNFVDDVEFYAEDAGRTDNEFLARVCTEMIKAGATVLNIPDTTGYCLPEEYGRKIKYLKDNVKDIDKVTLSCHCHNDLGLATANAIAGVMNGARQIECTINGIGERAGNTALEEVVMILRQHPTLNLNTHIDPKFLFDTSCMVSREMGMFVQPNKAIVGANAFAHSSGIHQDGVIKNRETYEIIDPAEVGVTESAIVLTARSGRAALAYKAKKMGYDLTKLQLDEVYSEFLNYADARRCVEDNDIHEIMEISERKIRAIA, from the coding sequence ATGAGCACAGAAAAGGTAGAAATTTTTGACACGACGTTACGAGACGGAGAGCAAGTTCCAGGTTGTAAATTAAATACAGCCCAAAAACTTAAAATCGCTGCACGCCTTGATGAGCTGGGAGTAGATGTTATAGAAGCAGGTTTCCCTGTTTCAAGTCCCGGCGATTTCCAATCGGTTTACGAAATCTCTAAACTGGCAAAGAATGCCGCCGTTTGTGGACTCACCCGTGCTGTTAAAAAAGATATCGAAGTTGCAGCTGAAGCTCTAAAATATGCCAGAAAGCCACGTATTCATACTGGAATTGGTACTTCAGATCCTCACATTAAATATAAATTCAATTCTACAAGAGAAGAAATTATTATTCGCGGTGTAGCTGCAGTAAAACACGCAAAGAATTTTGTTGATGACGTTGAATTTTATGCCGAAGATGCAGGAAGAACAGACAATGAATTTTTAGCTCGTGTTTGTACCGAAATGATCAAAGCCGGAGCAACAGTATTGAATATTCCAGACACTACCGGATATTGCCTTCCAGAAGAATATGGAAGAAAAATAAAGTATTTAAAAGACAACGTAAAAGATATTGATAAGGTCACGCTTTCGTGTCATTGCCATAACGATTTAGGCCTTGCTACTGCAAACGCAATTGCCGGGGTAATGAATGGTGCACGCCAAATAGAATGTACTATTAACGGAATTGGCGAGCGTGCCGGGAATACCGCTTTAGAAGAAGTCGTCATGATCTTAAGACAGCACCCCACTTTAAATTTAAATACACACATAGACCCTAAATTCCTTTTTGACACCAGTTGTATGGTTTCTCGAGAAATGGGAATGTTCGTGCAGCCAAATAAAGCTATTGTAGGTGCCAATGCCTTTGCACATAGCTCCGGAATACACCAGGACGGCGTGATTAAAAACCGCGAAACCTACGAAATTATAGATCCTGCAGAAGTTGGCGTAACCGAATCGGCCATTGTACTTACTGCAAGAAGCGGAAGAGCAGCTTTAGCCTACAAAGCAAAGAAAATGGGATACGATTTAACCAAACTTCAGTTAGATGAAGTTTATTCAGAATTCCTGAATTATGCTGATGCCAGAAGATGCGTGGAAGACAACGATATTCACGAAATAATGGAAATTTCAGAAAGAAAAATAAGAGCCATAGCCTAA